The genomic stretch GATCTAACACACTAACCAAATTCGATTCAGCAACATGAGTGACAAACAGGACACGAACCGAATCGAACCCCTTGAGACGAATCACCATGCTGGGATTCTCGCCGTCGTAGAGAACCTTCCCGAATGGTTTGACGAAACCGCTAGAACCAGGTCTATCCCCACCGACCTACGGCATCAAACCGGATTTGTGGCCGTCTCAGATCAAAGGGTGATCGGGTTTATTACCCTGTACATCGCAGAGGGTCGGATGCATATCGGCTGGCTTGCGGTCGACAGGTCAGTCCAAAGGCAGGGTATTGGAAGCCGGCTTCTGGACGCCGCCGAAGCGAAGTCTCGTGAACTGCGAATAGACGAACTAGCGACGTACACACTGGGCGAAAGTGTCGCGTACCAACCCTACGAATTGACCAGACGATTTTACTGGAAACACGGATTCAGGGTGTACAAGCAATCCAGGACGGACAACCCCGGATGCCCTGAGGAAATATGGATTTCAAAACAGATCAGACCATGACCGGAGTGCAATGTGGACTGTAACGTAATCCGATACTACGAAGAGATTGAGCACGAATCCGATCGGCTCGAGAAGGGAACCGCCCGGTTGGAAGGTGAAAGGACCCGGGAGATTCTTCGGCAACATCTCCCCGCACCGCCGGCCCGCATCCTTGATGCAGGCGGAGGACCGGGCGCCTATGCCTCCTGGCTTGCCGGGCGGTCCTACGAAGTCCACTTGCTGGACGTCGTCCCGCGCCACATCGAGCAGGCAAAGGAACGGGATAAGGACGGAATCCTGAAGAGCGCGGAGGTCGGCGACGCCAGAACGCTGGACTTCGAGACGCATTCCATGGACGCGGTCCTTCTGATGGGTCCTCTGTATCACCTTCCAGCACGGTCGGACCGGATCGCCGCGCTTGAGGAATCCCTACGTGTGCTGAAACCGGGAGGTGTGCTGATCTGTGCGGCCATCTCCAGGTTCGCTTCGTTCATGGACGGCATGAAACAGGGGTATCTCTTCAATCCCGAGTTCGCCCGTATCGTACTGAAGGACCCGAATGAAGGTCGACACGAAAACCCGGACATG from Gemmatimonadota bacterium encodes the following:
- a CDS encoding methyltransferase domain-containing protein, with the protein product MDCNVIRYYEEIEHESDRLEKGTARLEGERTREILRQHLPAPPARILDAGGGPGAYASWLAGRSYEVHLLDVVPRHIEQAKERDKDGILKSAEVGDARTLDFETHSMDAVLLMGPLYHLPARSDRIAALEESLRVLKPGGVLICAAISRFASFMDGMKQGYLFNPEFARIVLKDPNEGRHENPDMDPRYFTTACFHRPEELAEEITDAGFDLVRTVGLEGPAWLLGHFDELWADEAKRKDLLTFLKLVETEPSLIGVSAHILTVAKAP
- a CDS encoding GNAT family N-acetyltransferase, producing the protein MSDKQDTNRIEPLETNHHAGILAVVENLPEWFDETARTRSIPTDLRHQTGFVAVSDQRVIGFITLYIAEGRMHIGWLAVDRSVQRQGIGSRLLDAAEAKSRELRIDELATYTLGESVAYQPYELTRRFYWKHGFRVYKQSRTDNPGCPEEIWISKQIRP